A window from Citrobacter amalonaticus encodes these proteins:
- a CDS encoding transporter substrate-binding domain-containing protein: MMINKWLMAVLIILSIGGRAVYAQLRLPVELELSGFNYISPVPVYLSEDDKRWLQQKKSLRVAVYEPVQPPLVMTTLTGRYRGMNADYLALIQHSLNTRISVMAYPDQADAVEALKKGEVDMVLTGLESQSWREASVQVSLPLIHSWPNLVTSLGNVMAPLQSAQRTGVAIVNHYPDVDFIRQSFPDAEIDNYGSYQEALNSVNNGRNAWFFGDSLTTSTWLSQEFSLALTTVKYWPAPQRKSYFLFLPAQQRLREIVNNTLSAIDENIHGQIAQSMIDKGNLSFLIEPLDLTPREKQWLNNHKTLRVIINPWFAPYTMVDGSQQTRGIVGDVLNLIGLQTGIQFETVVVKSNKEMVAEMKKGNWHIVQAATYDLSREDYLSFTHPFITTQFVAVIRKEESKEHALRPGNHVAISADHTLLATLKAKYSGIVWEEVENSSVALNLVATGKVDAAISNQLTARYLSEHYYPDQLSWIPLTGEEPAAISFAVPRSEPELRQILDKALDDIPQKEVLQIVSKWIRLPDVKIDTWELYNRPFYLVATLASLLVLSTLLWAVYLVREVRIRKRSQRLLQEERNRALRANEEKREFLSHMSHEIRTPVSAIMGFLELLQFSPAKFSPEDKASVDQAAQASRSLLKLIGEILDLEKIESGLLETVPQWKYPDSLIQDSIALFSALAAQKGIALRYDSRLEAREAMRLDPQLLGQVLTNIIGNAVKFTERGDVRISAVKHEQTLVISVRDSGPGMSEEEQRRLFTAFSQGIAGEHHRGSGLGLAISRGLMRQMGGTIELQSEVNRGTTVTLSLPVQTSFDITPTVADVDAPLPVLQGTTLRVLIADDLPFSRLLLKRQLMTLGIIADEADNGEIALHYLQQGNYDLLITDLNMPVMDGIELARQVRKSNTTLVIWGLTATAQEHERERCLSAGMNACLFKPITLSQLSHLLSGVSDTHDTAFDLERLAMLAQGNRALMLRALKDAQEENRCDLTAAYNASESGDYRLVKHHIHRINGTAQLLGVETLMKASQSLEDKLPDAMTVTELPAELEYIQTLLDELEQAIEKFTP, from the coding sequence ATGATGATAAATAAATGGCTGATGGCGGTGCTCATTATTTTATCCATCGGCGGGCGTGCTGTTTACGCACAACTAAGACTTCCCGTTGAGCTGGAACTATCAGGATTCAATTATATATCGCCTGTACCGGTTTATTTGAGTGAGGATGACAAACGCTGGTTGCAGCAGAAAAAAAGTCTCAGAGTCGCCGTTTATGAGCCCGTTCAGCCGCCGCTTGTTATGACAACGCTGACTGGACGTTATCGGGGAATGAATGCTGATTATCTGGCATTGATTCAACATTCCCTTAATACACGAATAAGTGTGATGGCGTATCCGGATCAGGCTGACGCTGTTGAGGCGTTAAAAAAGGGAGAGGTCGATATGGTATTGACCGGGCTGGAGAGTCAATCCTGGCGTGAAGCAAGTGTTCAGGTTTCTCTGCCACTGATTCATTCCTGGCCCAATTTAGTCACCTCTCTTGGCAACGTTATGGCGCCATTGCAGAGCGCACAACGTACGGGGGTAGCGATTGTTAATCACTATCCAGATGTCGATTTTATCCGCCAGTCCTTTCCCGATGCCGAGATCGATAACTATGGCAGTTACCAGGAAGCGCTGAATTCTGTTAATAATGGGCGCAATGCCTGGTTTTTCGGCGATTCACTCACGACCAGCACCTGGCTTTCCCAGGAGTTCAGTCTTGCGCTGACAACGGTGAAGTATTGGCCTGCGCCACAGAGAAAGAGCTACTTTTTATTTTTGCCCGCACAGCAACGGCTGCGGGAAATTGTGAACAATACCCTTAGCGCAATTGATGAAAACATCCATGGGCAAATTGCCCAGTCGATGATTGATAAAGGCAATCTCTCCTTCCTGATTGAACCTCTGGACCTGACGCCACGCGAAAAGCAGTGGTTAAATAATCACAAAACACTCCGTGTGATTATCAATCCCTGGTTTGCCCCTTACACGATGGTTGATGGAAGCCAGCAAACGCGGGGTATTGTTGGCGATGTCCTTAATTTGATTGGCTTACAAACGGGTATTCAGTTTGAGACGGTGGTCGTCAAATCGAATAAAGAGATGGTCGCAGAGATGAAGAAAGGTAACTGGCATATTGTGCAGGCAGCTACCTATGATCTCAGCCGAGAAGATTATCTCTCTTTTACGCATCCATTTATCACCACACAGTTCGTGGCCGTGATCAGAAAAGAGGAAAGTAAAGAGCATGCGCTGCGGCCCGGTAACCATGTTGCAATCAGCGCCGATCACACTTTACTGGCCACACTGAAGGCGAAATATTCAGGCATTGTGTGGGAAGAGGTGGAAAATTCCAGCGTGGCATTGAATCTGGTCGCAACAGGAAAAGTGGATGCCGCCATTTCGAATCAGCTGACCGCGCGTTATCTGAGCGAGCATTACTATCCCGATCAGCTTTCCTGGATACCGCTTACCGGAGAAGAACCCGCGGCAATCAGTTTCGCGGTGCCCCGCTCTGAGCCGGAGTTACGGCAAATTCTGGATAAAGCGTTAGATGATATTCCGCAAAAAGAGGTCCTGCAGATCGTCAGTAAATGGATTCGTCTGCCGGATGTCAAAATAGATACCTGGGAATTATATAACAGGCCTTTTTATCTGGTGGCTACCTTAGCGTCGTTACTGGTACTCAGCACCTTGTTATGGGCAGTCTATCTGGTGCGGGAAGTTCGTATCAGAAAACGTTCTCAACGCTTACTGCAAGAGGAACGAAACCGGGCTCTCAGGGCCAATGAAGAGAAGCGGGAATTTCTTTCTCACATGAGCCATGAGATACGAACCCCGGTAAGTGCCATTATGGGATTTCTTGAACTCCTGCAATTTTCTCCTGCGAAGTTTAGCCCGGAAGATAAAGCATCAGTGGACCAGGCGGCCCAGGCCTCACGTTCGTTATTAAAACTTATTGGCGAGATCCTCGATCTGGAGAAGATCGAATCGGGCTTATTAGAGACCGTTCCCCAGTGGAAATATCCGGACAGCCTGATACAAGACAGCATTGCATTATTCAGCGCGCTGGCGGCGCAAAAAGGGATCGCGCTACGTTACGATTCTCGTTTAGAGGCACGCGAGGCGATGCGACTGGATCCCCAATTACTGGGGCAGGTTCTCACCAATATTATCGGTAACGCGGTGAAATTTACCGAACGTGGTGATGTGCGAATTTCTGCGGTCAAGCATGAGCAAACGCTGGTGATCTCGGTGCGTGATTCTGGGCCGGGAATGAGCGAAGAAGAACAACGTCGTTTATTCACCGCCTTTAGCCAGGGAATAGCGGGAGAACATCACCGCGGTTCGGGGCTCGGATTAGCCATTAGTCGGGGATTAATGAGGCAAATGGGAGGGACAATCGAACTGCAAAGTGAGGTGAATCGGGGGACGACCGTTACGTTGAGCCTGCCAGTCCAGACGTCGTTTGATATCACGCCTACCGTTGCGGACGTTGACGCGCCTCTGCCAGTATTGCAAGGAACAACACTCCGGGTATTAATCGCGGATGACCTTCCTTTCAGCCGATTACTTTTGAAACGTCAGCTTATGACGCTGGGTATCATCGCTGATGAAGCCGACAATGGCGAGATTGCATTGCATTATCTTCAGCAAGGAAATTATGACTTGTTGATTACCGATCTCAATATGCCGGTTATGGATGGTATTGAGCTTGCCCGCCAGGTCAGAAAAAGTAATACGACGCTTGTCATCTGGGGGCTCACGGCAACGGCGCAGGAGCACGAGCGCGAACGTTGTCTGTCGGCGGGCATGAATGCTTGTCTTTTCAAACCCATCACGTTGTCACAACTCTCTCATTTACTCTCCGGCGTCAGTGATACCCACGACACGGCATTTGATCTCGAAAGACTGGCGATGCTGGCGCAAGGGAATCGGGCATTGATGCTTCGCGCATTAAAAGATGCGCAGGAAGAAAATCGCTGTGATTTAACGGCGGCTTATAACGCCAGTGAGTCTGGTGATTATCGTCTGGTTAAACATCATATTCATCGCATTAACGGGACTGCTCAGTTATTGGGGGTTGAGACTTTAATGAAGGCTTCACAGTCTCTGGAGGATAAACTCCCGGACGCAATGACTGTCACCGAACTGCCTGCTGAGCTTGAGTATATCCAGACACTACTGGACGAGCTGGAGCAGGCAATCGAGAAATTCACACCTTAA
- the evgA gene encoding acid-sensing system DNA-binding response regulator EvgA: MSGMRSRTAIIVDDHPLARMAIRGVLEKDRVTVLGEYEDGAIALKSLLKTTADIVVIDVEIPGVNGVELVEKLRANHYHGVLVVVSAKNDRYFSKRCAQAGANAFISKKQNMDNILAAINAAQNGYTYFPFFSEEASEILTDAQRLESLSTQEMKVMGHVLNGLDNSQIGEAMHISGKTVSTYKTRLMEKLGCKSLIELLSFAHQNKLT; encoded by the coding sequence ATGAGTGGAATGCGTTCCCGCACGGCAATTATCGTGGACGACCATCCTCTGGCGCGTATGGCTATTCGTGGTGTACTGGAGAAAGATCGCGTTACGGTTCTCGGAGAGTATGAGGACGGGGCGATTGCGCTGAAGAGTTTGCTAAAAACGACTGCGGATATTGTGGTTATTGACGTTGAGATCCCCGGCGTCAATGGGGTAGAGCTGGTGGAGAAACTCAGAGCGAATCACTATCACGGCGTGTTAGTGGTCGTCTCAGCGAAAAACGATCGTTACTTCAGCAAGCGCTGTGCACAGGCGGGAGCGAACGCGTTTATCAGTAAAAAGCAGAACATGGATAATATCCTGGCGGCCATTAATGCCGCACAGAATGGGTATACCTATTTTCCATTTTTCTCCGAAGAAGCCTCCGAAATCCTCACCGATGCGCAGCGTCTGGAATCCCTTTCGACACAAGAGATGAAAGTTATGGGGCATGTGCTTAACGGTCTGGACAATTCGCAAATTGGTGAGGCGATGCATATTAGTGGTAAAACCGTCAGTACTTATAAAACGCGGCTCATGGAAAAACTCGGCTGTAAATCATTAATCGAACTGCTCTCGTTTGCTCATCAGAATAAGCTGACATGA
- a CDS encoding nucleoside recognition domain-containing protein: MAQQGEQAALPLATEKVGLKGYLAFFLTIIFFSGVFSGTEGWWRVFDFSVLNGSFGQIANGAAQTTVTFRGAGGTGAKDGFLFALELAPSVILSLGIISITDGLGGLRAAQQLMTPILKPLLGIPGICSLALIANLQNTDAAAGMTKELAQDGEITERDKVIFAAYQTSGSAIITNYFSSGVAVFAFLGTSVIVPLAVILVFKFVGANLLRIWINFEERRNPTQGAQA, encoded by the coding sequence ATGGCGCAACAAGGGGAACAGGCGGCGCTGCCGCTTGCAACAGAAAAGGTCGGACTTAAGGGATATCTGGCATTTTTTCTGACCATCATTTTCTTTTCCGGCGTATTTTCCGGAACGGAAGGTTGGTGGCGTGTTTTTGATTTTAGCGTGCTGAACGGTTCGTTTGGCCAGATCGCGAATGGCGCGGCACAAACGACCGTCACCTTCCGGGGCGCGGGCGGTACGGGCGCAAAAGATGGTTTTCTTTTCGCGCTCGAACTTGCGCCGTCAGTCATTTTGTCACTGGGCATTATTTCTATCACCGACGGTCTTGGCGGATTGCGTGCGGCGCAACAACTGATGACGCCGATCCTGAAGCCGCTGTTGGGCATTCCGGGCATCTGCTCGCTGGCGCTTATCGCTAACTTACAAAATACCGATGCGGCTGCAGGTATGACGAAAGAACTGGCGCAGGATGGTGAAATCACCGAGCGCGATAAAGTCATTTTTGCCGCATACCAGACCAGCGGCAGCGCGATTATTACCAACTATTTTTCCTCAGGCGTTGCCGTCTTCGCGTTTCTGGGAACGTCTGTTATCGTCCCGCTGGCCGTGATTCTGGTGTTTAAATTTGTCGGCGCCAACCTGCTACGTATCTGGATCAACTTTGAAGAACGCCGTAACCCAACGCAAGGAGCACAAGCATGA
- a CDS encoding YjiG family protein: MTTQVRKNVMDMFIDGARRGFTIATTNLLPNVVMAFVIIQALKITGLLDWVGHICQPVMALWGLPGEAATVLLASLMSMGGAVGVSASLLTAGALNGHDVTVLLPAIYLMGNPVQNVGRCLGTAEVNAKYYPHIIAVCAINALLSIWVMQLIV; this comes from the coding sequence ATGACCACTCAGGTACGCAAAAATGTCATGGACATGTTTATCGACGGTGCCCGCCGCGGCTTTACAATTGCCACCACTAACCTGCTGCCAAACGTGGTGATGGCGTTCGTCATTATTCAGGCGCTGAAAATCACCGGTTTACTTGACTGGGTTGGACACATTTGTCAGCCCGTCATGGCACTTTGGGGACTTCCTGGTGAAGCCGCCACCGTGCTGTTAGCGTCGCTGATGAGTATGGGCGGCGCGGTAGGCGTTTCCGCCAGTCTGCTCACTGCAGGAGCATTAAATGGTCACGACGTCACGGTTCTGCTCCCGGCGATATACCTGATGGGTAACCCGGTACAAAACGTGGGTCGCTGCCTCGGTACCGCCGAAGTGAACGCCAAATATTACCCCCACATCATTGCGGTATGTGCCATCAACGCATTACTGTCGATCTGGGTTATGCAGCTTATTGTTTAA
- the iadA gene encoding beta-aspartyl-peptidase yields the protein MPDLSFAEFTLLQGAHLYTPEDQGICDVFLANGKIIAVARDISPHIVPDCKVINLQGRILCPGFIDQHVHLIGGGGEAGPTTRTPEVRLSRLTEAGVTTVIGLLGTDSVTRHPESLLAKTRALNEEGITAWMLTGAYHVPSPTITGSVEKDVALIDRVIGVKCAVSDHRSAAPGDYQLANMAAESRVGGLLGGKPGVSVFHMGDSKKGLKPLYDILENSDVPMSKLLPTHVNRNEALFEEALAFALKGGTIDITSGIPDPVAPAEGVARAVKAGVPLARITVSSDGNGSQPLFDDAGKLTGIGVAGFESLLETVQSLINDYGFTLTDALRPLTTSVATFLNLSTKGEIAPGKDADLLVMTPELCIEQVYAHGKRMVVDGKACVKGTFE from the coding sequence ATGCCTGATTTATCCTTCGCAGAATTTACGTTACTGCAAGGTGCGCACCTTTATACCCCTGAAGATCAGGGGATTTGCGACGTGTTTCTCGCCAACGGCAAGATTATTGCCGTTGCACGCGATATCTCGCCTCACATTGTGCCGGATTGTAAGGTTATCAATCTCCAGGGACGGATCCTGTGTCCTGGCTTTATCGATCAGCATGTACACCTGATTGGTGGCGGTGGTGAAGCGGGCCCCACGACCCGAACACCAGAAGTCAGACTGAGCAGACTGACCGAAGCCGGGGTCACGACCGTCATTGGTTTGCTCGGCACCGACTCCGTAACCCGTCATCCGGAATCACTGCTGGCGAAAACCCGGGCGCTGAATGAAGAAGGGATCACCGCCTGGATGCTAACCGGCGCTTATCATGTCCCTTCACCGACGATCACCGGTTCCGTCGAAAAAGATGTGGCGCTGATCGATCGCGTTATCGGCGTAAAATGCGCCGTCTCTGACCACCGCTCTGCCGCGCCTGGCGATTATCAACTGGCAAACATGGCAGCAGAATCTCGTGTGGGTGGCCTGCTGGGCGGCAAACCGGGTGTCAGCGTGTTCCATATGGGCGACAGTAAAAAGGGGCTCAAACCGCTGTACGACATTCTCGAAAATAGCGATGTGCCGATGAGTAAGCTGCTTCCCACCCACGTAAACCGCAATGAGGCGTTGTTCGAAGAAGCACTGGCCTTTGCGCTCAAGGGCGGCACCATCGACATCACCAGCGGTATCCCCGATCCGGTTGCACCGGCTGAGGGGGTTGCTCGCGCAGTCAAAGCCGGTGTACCGCTTGCCCGGATAACGGTCAGTTCTGATGGTAATGGTAGTCAGCCGTTGTTTGATGATGCCGGAAAACTCACCGGAATTGGCGTGGCGGGCTTCGAGAGCTTGCTTGAAACCGTACAATCGCTAATCAACGATTACGGATTTACCCTGACCGACGCACTGCGTCCGCTGACGACCAGTGTGGCTACCTTTCTTAACCTGTCCACTAAAGGCGAAATCGCCCCCGGTAAGGATGCCGACCTGCTGGTGATGACGCCGGAATTGTGTATTGAGCAGGTTTATGCTCACGGCAAACGCATGGTGGTTGACGGGAAAGCCTGCGTGAAGGGTACTTTCGAGTAA
- the hypT gene encoding hypochlorite stress DNA-binding transcriptional regulator HypT — translation MDVSGAGLYNIETKWLYDFLTLEKCRNFSQAAIIRNVSQPAFSRRIRALENAVGVELFNRQVSPLQLSEQGKIFHSQIRHLLQQLESNLAELRGGSDFTLRKIKIAAAHSLSLGLLPGIVSQMPTQFTWSVEAIDVDQAVDMLREGQSDFIFSYYDENLLQPPFANIHLFESQLFPVCASDENGKPRYTLDQPAFPLLNYSQNSYMGRLINRTLTRYTELSFSTFFVSSMSELLKQVALDGCGIAWLPEYAIRQEIRNRQLIVLNQDELIIPIQAYAYRMDTRMTPLAERFWKELHHLHTVP, via the coding sequence ATGGATGTGAGTGGTGCAGGTTTGTATAACATTGAAACGAAATGGCTTTATGACTTTCTGACGCTGGAAAAGTGCCGAAACTTCTCCCAGGCCGCGATTATTCGTAATGTCTCGCAACCCGCCTTCAGCCGTCGTATTCGCGCCCTGGAAAACGCGGTCGGGGTTGAATTGTTCAATCGTCAGGTCTCGCCGCTGCAACTCTCCGAACAGGGCAAAATCTTTCACTCTCAGATACGTCATCTGCTACAACAGCTGGAAAGTAACCTGGCTGAACTCCGTGGCGGCAGCGATTTCACACTGCGTAAAATTAAGATTGCCGCTGCGCACTCCCTTTCACTGGGGCTGTTACCCGGTATCGTCAGCCAGATGCCAACCCAGTTTACCTGGTCGGTTGAGGCGATCGATGTCGATCAGGCGGTCGATATGTTGCGGGAGGGGCAAAGTGACTTTATCTTCTCTTATTATGACGAAAACCTGCTCCAGCCACCGTTTGCCAATATTCACTTGTTTGAGTCACAACTGTTTCCCGTCTGTGCAAGCGATGAAAACGGAAAACCGCGATACACACTCGACCAACCCGCGTTCCCGTTGCTCAACTATAGCCAGAACTCCTATATGGGGCGGCTTATCAACCGAACGTTAACCCGCTATACCGAGCTGAGTTTCAGTACATTTTTTGTCTCTTCGATGAGTGAATTGCTTAAGCAGGTTGCGCTGGACGGTTGTGGAATCGCCTGGCTCCCGGAGTATGCGATTCGTCAGGAGATTCGTAATCGACAGCTCATTGTGCTGAACCAGGACGAGCTGATTATTCCTATTCAGGCTTATGCTTACCGGATGGATACGCGGATGACGCCCCTGGCGGAGCGGTTCTGGAAAGAACTGCACCATCTGCATACTGTCCCCTGA
- a CDS encoding aspartate/glutamate racemase family protein, translating to MKHTIGILGGMGPAATADMLEKFVELRSANCDQQHIPLIVSSIPDIPDRTACLLSGGPSPLHYLERYLHMLEDAGAECIVIPCNTAHYWFDDLRAVAKAEMISILDATLSEIPPGVTRVGLLATNATLATGLYQKKMTAQGLSLIQPEEAGQAQVMQAIYALKSGDKATAQRLLFPQIERLISHGAQIIIMGCTEIPLIVAGHESNFGCRFIDSTASLVHAAIRWYESWPDTQMDEPVQQVACV from the coding sequence ATGAAACATACCATTGGGATTCTGGGCGGCATGGGGCCCGCAGCAACGGCGGACATGCTGGAAAAATTTGTTGAATTGCGCAGCGCCAACTGCGATCAGCAGCATATCCCGCTCATCGTTAGCTCAATTCCGGACATTCCCGATCGTACAGCCTGTCTGCTTTCTGGCGGCCCCTCTCCCTTGCACTATCTGGAGCGTTATCTGCATATGCTGGAAGATGCAGGGGCTGAGTGTATCGTCATACCCTGTAACACTGCACACTACTGGTTTGATGATTTACGGGCAGTGGCAAAGGCGGAAATGATCAGCATTCTGGATGCCACGCTGAGTGAGATTCCTCCCGGCGTGACTCGCGTCGGCCTGCTGGCAACAAACGCCACGCTTGCGACAGGGTTATACCAGAAAAAAATGACTGCGCAGGGGCTCTCACTGATTCAGCCGGAAGAGGCGGGGCAGGCGCAGGTGATGCAGGCAATTTACGCATTGAAGAGCGGAGATAAAGCCACCGCGCAAAGGTTGCTGTTTCCACAAATTGAGCGACTGATTTCCCATGGCGCGCAGATCATTATTATGGGCTGCACTGAGATCCCGTTAATTGTGGCCGGGCATGAGAGCAATTTTGGGTGCCGGTTTATTGACTCAACCGCGTCTCTGGTACACGCCGCCATTCGCTGGTATGAGTCATGGCCAGATACGCAGATGGATGAGCCTGTGCAGCAGGTTGCCTGCGTTTAA
- a CDS encoding TRAP transporter substrate-binding protein, producing the protein MMKTTPFRSARRFLALACLSSALIAGSVLSASAQAAINFRVYSSLPGDDSSAHYIWFNRFQENLNKNEKLKGQIKLNYFANAMLGKEADATQQVRIGAINMMISGTSIWATLVPEVGVLDLGYLFKDYDQVGKALDGKAGEQLSKLMMDKANVMVLGYGYNLGARNVYTKKAIEKPEDLKNLKIRVLPVPNFIATLNHMGAVAIPMPGGEVYSSLQMGVIDGVEHDAPTIYASKYYEIIKNGTLTRHSYNPLMIAMNKKSFEQIPESLRADVLAAAKEATEYERQQASQKELEAIKNLEAKGVTFLETDRAFFAQAVQPVWKAFLDKYPDLKPMVDEISAAAPSDKP; encoded by the coding sequence ATGATGAAAACAACCCCGTTTCGTTCAGCCAGACGTTTTCTGGCACTCGCTTGCCTCAGTAGCGCCCTGATTGCAGGCAGTGTGCTGAGCGCTTCAGCACAGGCAGCAATCAATTTTCGTGTTTACTCGTCTCTGCCAGGAGATGACTCCTCTGCGCACTATATTTGGTTCAACCGCTTCCAGGAAAACCTTAATAAAAACGAGAAGTTAAAAGGACAGATTAAGCTTAATTACTTTGCCAACGCTATGCTGGGAAAAGAAGCCGATGCAACACAGCAGGTCCGTATCGGCGCCATTAACATGATGATTTCAGGGACCTCAATCTGGGCCACGCTGGTGCCGGAAGTCGGTGTGCTGGATCTGGGGTATCTGTTTAAAGACTATGACCAGGTCGGGAAAGCGCTGGACGGCAAAGCCGGTGAGCAGCTTTCTAAACTGATGATGGATAAAGCAAACGTAATGGTGCTGGGCTATGGCTATAACCTTGGCGCGCGCAACGTGTACACCAAAAAGGCAATTGAAAAGCCGGAGGATTTAAAGAATCTGAAAATCCGCGTACTGCCGGTGCCTAACTTTATCGCCACGCTGAATCACATGGGGGCGGTGGCCATTCCCATGCCGGGCGGGGAAGTCTATTCCAGCCTGCAAATGGGCGTGATCGATGGTGTCGAACATGATGCCCCCACCATCTATGCCAGCAAATATTATGAAATCATCAAAAATGGCACGCTGACCCGCCATAGCTATAACCCGCTGATGATTGCCATGAACAAGAAGAGCTTCGAGCAGATCCCAGAGTCATTACGTGCCGACGTGCTGGCCGCAGCGAAAGAGGCCACGGAATACGAACGCCAGCAGGCCAGCCAGAAAGAACTGGAAGCGATTAAAAACCTGGAGGCGAAAGGCGTCACTTTCCTGGAAACCGATCGCGCGTTCTTCGCACAGGCCGTACAGCCTGTCTGGAAAGCCTTCCTGGATAAATACCCGGATCTGAAACCGATGGTGGACGAGATCAGCGCCGCCGCGCCGAGCGACAAACCATAA
- a CDS encoding TRAP transporter large permease subunit: MADIPMKTKDEKSLLTLLGRLSRFLTTLTSWAGALVLFINVLVVFASVIWRYALHSPIHWAEEVARALMIALVFFGVATSTGRGGHIGVDLFLRFLPESVRPYVVHASRWILFLVSVGLVVSSYDLVQAARLQTTETGLPQTIYVIPVLIGSVVMMVAALEHALHERAKVVLLSGAGIIVLAALGYLKLSLMADPASAAAGLMLICFVLGILAGVPIAFTLGMSAMVFFICDPSLPFVFFSQQVAAGVDHFVLLAIPFFLLAGAAMEINGMSTRLVELIVRGMGRFRGGLNMTTVLSMAFFSGISGSKLADVAAVGGVLMPAVRRAKQDSEEAAGVFAASAVMAETIPPCVNLIVMGFVANISIGALFIAGLIPAACLLVLLMVAANRFGGKINVSEAYPVLRPRTQLYLGAAVGLVMIFMIGRGVMMGIATSTEISAFAVIYAIVVGRLAFGELTLKATVKMFVDIAAMSGVLLFIVACATSLSYALTIQMIPQQIAELLVGIGMEQGAWLFLILTIVILIIFGAVLEGAPALIIFAPILVPIAIQLGFNPLHFGIVMIMAMGFGLFSPPIGLGLYTTCAICGVEMKHVIKPMAKYLAVVFVGIIIVAMAPPLTTWLPGLAGY; the protein is encoded by the coding sequence ATGGCTGATATCCCGATGAAAACAAAGGATGAAAAGTCTTTGTTGACGCTGTTGGGGCGGCTGAGTCGATTTCTGACCACGTTAACGTCCTGGGCCGGAGCGCTGGTGCTGTTTATCAACGTGCTGGTGGTATTTGCTTCGGTGATCTGGCGCTACGCCCTGCATTCACCGATCCACTGGGCGGAAGAAGTGGCGCGAGCGTTGATGATTGCGCTGGTCTTTTTTGGCGTCGCCACCTCAACCGGCCGAGGCGGACACATTGGCGTCGATCTGTTCTTACGCTTCCTGCCTGAAAGCGTTCGCCCTTACGTTGTTCATGCCAGCCGCTGGATCCTGTTTCTGGTCTCCGTTGGACTGGTCGTTTCCAGTTACGATCTGGTGCAGGCCGCGCGACTGCAAACCACCGAGACGGGCCTGCCGCAGACCATTTACGTGATTCCGGTATTAATCGGTTCCGTGGTGATGATGGTGGCTGCGCTGGAACATGCGCTGCATGAACGCGCAAAAGTGGTGTTGCTTAGCGGCGCAGGGATCATTGTGCTGGCGGCGCTGGGTTATCTGAAACTGTCGCTGATGGCCGATCCGGCCAGCGCGGCGGCGGGCCTGATGCTGATTTGCTTCGTGCTTGGCATTCTGGCCGGTGTGCCAATCGCCTTCACACTCGGCATGTCGGCAATGGTCTTTTTTATCTGCGACCCTTCCCTGCCGTTTGTCTTTTTCTCCCAGCAGGTAGCGGCGGGCGTTGACCACTTTGTTCTGTTGGCGATTCCGTTCTTCTTGCTCGCCGGTGCGGCAATGGAAATCAACGGCATGTCCACGCGTCTGGTCGAACTGATTGTGCGTGGTATGGGACGCTTTCGCGGCGGTCTGAACATGACCACCGTACTGTCGATGGCCTTTTTCTCAGGCATCTCCGGTTCCAAACTGGCGGATGTGGCCGCCGTCGGCGGAGTGTTAATGCCTGCGGTACGTCGCGCGAAGCAGGACAGCGAAGAAGCCGCCGGGGTATTTGCCGCCTCCGCGGTAATGGCGGAAACCATTCCACCCTGCGTGAACCTGATCGTGATGGGCTTTGTCGCCAATATTTCCATCGGCGCGTTGTTTATCGCAGGCCTCATCCCTGCAGCTTGCCTGTTGGTGCTGTTAATGGTCGCCGCCAACCGTTTCGGCGGGAAAATTAACGTCAGCGAAGCCTATCCGGTATTACGCCCGCGGACTCAGCTTTACCTCGGTGCCGCTGTCGGTCTGGTCATGATCTTCATGATTGGCCGCGGGGTCATGATGGGGATCGCCACCTCCACGGAAATTTCCGCCTTCGCAGTGATCTACGCCATTGTGGTGGGTCGCCTGGCGTTTGGTGAGCTGACGCTGAAAGCCACAGTGAAAATGTTCGTTGATATTGCGGCAATGTCCGGCGTCTTGCTGTTCATCGTGGCCTGTGCGACCAGCCTTTCTTATGCCCTGACCATTCAAATGATCCCACAACAGATCGCTGAACTGCTGGTTGGCATTGGCATGGAGCAAGGGGCCTGGCTGTTCCTGATATTGACCATTGTTATTCTGATCATCTTTGGCGCGGTTCTCGAAGGTGCGCCTGCGCTGATCATTTTCGCCCCGATTCTGGTGCCAATAGCCATTCAGCTTGGCTTTAACCCGCTGCACTTTGGCATTGTGATGATCATGGCGATGGGCTTTGGTCTGTTCTCACCGCCGATCGGCCTGGGTCTCTATACCACCTGCGCCATTTGTGGCGTGGAGATGAAGCACGTCATCAAACCGATGGCGAAATATCTGGCGGTGGTTTTTGTCGGCATCATTATTGTCGCCATGGCGCCACCATTAACCACCTGGCTGCCCGGACTGGCCGGCTACTGA